A single Pristis pectinata isolate sPriPec2 chromosome 6, sPriPec2.1.pri, whole genome shotgun sequence DNA region contains:
- the LOC127571284 gene encoding P2Y purinoceptor 14-like has translation MNNTDSSNITSCLGLRDPTVTRVVFPLLYSIVFIGGFLLNVLAAWIFCHVPNKSSFVIYLKNTVAADLLLVVTLPFKILSGSSLGIWQLEAFVCRCSAVVLYSSMYISIIFLGLISLDRYLKIVQPRKTLFMHKVTIAKVISVGCWVFMVSFALPSIVLTNKVPTAQTAAACMKLKSKMGVSWHQIIIIKCKVIFWIVFVLLTLCYLAILKKIYWSEQKFQKDSSTVNKKANRKIFSIMGVFLICFVPYHVIRIPYDNSQLTKSDCTTRNKLFYAKEASLTLCAFNVCLDPIIYFFLCKSFTKLLCRKLKMKRSLTIKMSEVRNRPQSSNTSNQFLDLGMDGTLRETQESHTH, from the coding sequence atGAACAACACAGACTCTTCCAATATTACGAGCTGCTTGGGCTTGCGTGACCCCACTGTGACCAGAGTGGTCTTCCCTCTCTTGTACTCCattgtcttcattggaggattCCTGCTGAACGTATTGGCTGCCTGGATCTTCTGCCACGTTCCAAATAAGTCCAGCTTTGTGATATACCTCAAGAACACTGTGGCAGCTGACCTTTTGTTGGTAGTTACACTTCCGTTTAAAATCCTCTCCGGGTCATCTCTCGGGATCTGGCAGTTAGAAGCCTTTGTGTGTCGCTGCTCTGCTGTCGTGCTCTACAGCAGCATGTACATCAGCATAATATTCCTTGGCCTGATCAGCCTCGACCGGTACCTGAAGATTGTGCAACCTCGGAAAACCCTCTTTATGCACAAAGTTACAATTGCCAAGGTGATCAGTGTGGGATGCTGGGTGTTCATGGTGAGCTTTGCCCTGCCAAGTATCGTTTTGACCAACAAGGTCCCCACAGCGCAAACTGCAGCAGCATGCATGAAGCTCAAAAGCAAGATGGGGGTCTCTTGGCACCAAATCATAATTATCAAATGCAAAGTTATTTTCTGGATTGTGTTTGTCCTTCTCACTCTGTGCTACTTAGCCATCTTAAAGAAAATATATTGGTCCGAACAAAAATTCCAGAAGGATTCTAGCACTGTGAATAAGAAAGCTAACCGAAAGATTTTCAGCATCATGGGCGTCTTCCTCATCTGCTTTGTGCCGTACCATGTTATCAGGATCCCGTACGACAACAGCCAATTGACCAAGAGTGATTGCACAACACGCAACAAACTGTTTTATGCAAAGGAGGCCTCACTGACCCTCTGCGCATTTAACGTTTGCCTCGATCCAATCATCTATTTCTTCCTGTGCAAGTCCTTCACCAAACTGCTGTGCAGAAAGTTGAAAATGAAAAGAAGCCTGACCATCAAAATGAGTGAAGTGAGGAACAGACCACAGTCCAGTAACACCTCCAACCAATTCCTTGACTTAGGAATGGACGGTACCTTAAGGGAGACTCAAGAATCACATACACATTAA